CTGCACGAGGTTTCCCCCGCCACCGTTCTACCGGCTTGCAGTCTGGACTATATCTTCACCTTCGGCCTGACCGGTCAGGTGCGCCGCGTGTAGTCTCTGAGGTTCCCTTGCGGTTACCTGCTGATTACCCAATCCCTCGGATTTTCACTGCCAGATGACCAGCATCCGGCGAGTACCTCGGGCTCTCAGGGCGTTCCAGCATATAGCGGCGGTCATCCAGCGCATTTCTACGCTGGCGCTCCATTGTGTTCTGTTGAAGTCCGTTGCTCTAACCAACTGAGCTATAGGGGCGGCATCAGCCTAGCAAGCGCGCAGCACCACAGCATCCATCGCCCGACTACTCTCGGAACGTGGACGATCAGACTCCGGACGTCGATGCCGGGACCGTGCTCGATGAGCGCTACCGCATCGACGCGCTCATCGGCACCGGCGGCATGTCCCGCGTCTACGCGGCTCAGGATCTTCTGCTGGGTCGCACTGTCGCGATCAAGATCATCACGGCGACAGGGGACGACCTCGATGCCGGTCAGCGGGTTCGCGTGGAGACGGCCGCGCTCGCCGCTCTCACCCACCCCAACCTCGTCGTTCTGCACGATGCGCGCCTGACCGGCCCCGGCCCGCGCTACCTCGTCATGGAACGCGTCGACGGCCCGTCGCTGTCGTCGCGACTGGCGGACGGCCCCATGACGGATGCCGAGGTCGCCCGCATCGCCGGCGAGCTCGCCGAAGCGCTGAGCGCGGTGCACGCCGCCGGCGTCGTCCACCGAGACATCAAACCGTCGAACATCCTGCTCGCCCCCGGCGCGACGCCGAACCGTCCGCCGCGGGCGAAGCTCGCCGACTTCGGTATCGCGCACCTGCTCGGCTCGGACCGCATCACCCAGCCCGGCACCCTCATCGGCACCGCCGCCTACCTCTCCCCGGAGGTCGCGCTCGGGCACGCCCCCGCTCCCGCATCCGATGTCTACTCTCTCGGACTGGTCCTGCTCGAGGCCCTCACCGGGACACGCGCCTTCCCCTCCGCCCAGGGCGCGGCGCAGGTACTCGCAAGGCTCGCGCAGGATCCCACGGTTCCCGACCATCTGTCTCCGCTGTGGGCGGAGCTGCTTCCGGCGATGCTCAGCCGCGACCCGGCGGCGCGCCCGAGCGCGGCGGCCATCTCCGACACGCTTGCCGCTCCCCCGCGCCGCGCCGGCGATGACGAGACCCGCGTTCTCGCCGCACCGGCACCACCCGCCGAGCCCGCAGCCGCCGCGGCCGCGCGCTTCGCTCCGGCGACGCCGTCCGCACTGCCATGGTGGCGTCGAACCGGCGTGCTCGTCGGCGCCGGCGCGGCGGTGGCTGCGGTCGTCATCGCGCTGGCAGCGTGGTCGGGACTGTCCGGTGCGCACACCGTCCAGCCATCGCCGACGGGGGTCGCCGACACGACGCCGACGCCCGCCGCGACCGAGGCGAACACCGTCTCGAATCCCGAGGAAGCACCGGCCACACCGGTTGCCCCGAAGGACAAAGGCAAGGATAAAGGCGGCCCAGGAGGCAACAACGGGGGCGGCAAAGGCGGCGGACCAGGCAAGGGCGGCGACTGAGCACCGCCTGCCCCGGTTCGGATGCCGCGATCAGCTGCCCTGGACGGTGAAGGACACCGCCTGCACGATCTCTCCGATGACCCACACGACGAGGGATATCGACGCGATGAAGCCGATGACCGTGGCGGCGATCCACGTCCACAGCGGCGCCCAGCCACCGGCCACGGTGCGTCGGCGCAGCACCACGGCGCGGCCGATCATATAGACCGCGGAGCCCAGGCCGAGCAGCACGAAGAACGACCACGCCCAGCCGAAGGGGGCGACGACGCCGCGGCGCTTCAGCTCACGCCAGTCGAGCCAGCTGAAGACGACGAATGCGGCGTAGAACAGCCATCCGATCAGCGAGATCCCGATCGCGCGGGCCTCCCACGACATCAGCTCCGTCGGCATGCCGGTCATGCCCGACGACGCCTCGCGCGACATCGCCACGACGGCCGCGATGTAGGCGTTCCAGTCGATCAGGAAGATGGAGAGCATCGGCAGGACGGATGCCGCGACAGCCAGCCACACCCACACCGTACTGGTCGGAACATCGACGACGGGCGGGGTAGCCCCCGAACCGGCGTAGGCGGGTGCGGAAGGGTACGCCGCGTACCCGCCCGCCACCGGTGCGGTCTGCGCGACCGGCGAAGGGAGCGGGACGGGAACCGCAGGCGCGGCGGTCGTCGACCCGCCCGCCGTCGGGGCATACTCGCCGAACCGGGGCGCCGGGGCGGTCTGCGCCGTCCACTGCGTCCCGTCCCACCAGCGGCGGGCCGCGGCGTCGGCCGGGTCGGGGTACCAGCCGGCCGGGGCGCTCACGCTGCCGCTCCGACCAGCTCGGCGCCCGCGTGAGCGAGCTCGGCGAGCGCAGCATCGGAGGTCTCCAAGGCGACACCGGCGACGAGATCCGTGAGAACGCGCACGCGGAGTCCGTGCTCGATCGCGTCGAGCGCCGACGCGCGCACGCAGTAATCGGTCGCGAGCCCCGCGACGTCCACGTCCGTGACGCCGTGCACGCTCAGCAGCGATGACACCTTCTCACCGGCATCCGTGGTTCCTTCGAACAGCGAGTAGGCGGGCATGCCCTGTCCCTTCTTCACATGGTGGGTCACGGCATCCGTGACGAGTTCGGCGTCGTAATCGGCCCCGGGCGTGTCGGCGACGCAGTGCACCGGCCAGGTGTCGACGAAGTCGGGGGCGGCATCGGTCGCGAAGTGACCGCCGTTGTCGGTGTGGCCTTCATGCCAGTCGCGCGAGGCGATGATGAGGTCATAGTCGGCGGCGTGGGCGGACAGGTATGCCGTCAGGCCGCGCGCGACCGCGTCGCCACCGGCGACGGCGAGCGCCCCGCCCTCCGTGAAGTCGTTTTGGACATCGACGATGAACAGTGCTCTGGTCATACCACCGAGGCTAACCCTTCGACACCGCTGCGGTCAGCGCTGCCCGTTCACAACTCCCGCGCGTCGTTCCCGTTCTGCCGCCGCGACCGGCGTGTCGTGGCTTCCGCCGCCGGAATGGAGGAGTTCGGAACAGCATCGACGTCAGAGCGCGCGAGGCGCGAGGGCCACCAGATCCGCCGCCCGAGGTCGTAGGTCGCCGCCGGCACCAGCAGCGAGCGCACGACGAAGGTGTCCAGCAGCACCCCGAAGGCGACGATGAACGCGAGCTGGGCGAGGAACAGGATCGGGATCACCCCGAGCGCCGCGAAGGTCGCGGCCAGCACGAGCCCGGCAGAGGTGATGACGCCGCCGGTCGCGACGAGTCCGCGCAGGATGCCGGGGCGTGTGCCGTGCCGTTTCGACTCCTCCCGCACGCGCGACATCAGGAAGATGTTGTAGTCGACGCCCAGGGCCACGAGGAAGACGAAGCCGTACAACGGCACCGCCGGATCGGCTCCCGGGAAGTGGAACAGGTTGTCGAAGACCAGCGCGCTGACTCCGAGCGCGGCACCGAACGACAGGATCACGCTCAGGATCAGGATGACCGGGGCGACGATCGCTCGCAGCAGCAGCATGAGGATGACGAGGATGACAGCCAGGATCACCGGGATGATGAGAGTGCGGTCGCGGATCGACGTGTCGTTGGTGTCGAGATCGATCGCGGTCGGTCCGCCGACGCGTGCGATATCGGCACCGAGCTCGCTCGTGAAGGTCGTCCGCAGGTCGCGTACGGTCTGCTCCGCGGCCAGCGAGTCGGCCTCGTCCGACAGCGTCGCGACCAACAGCACGTCGCCGTCGACCACCGTCGGCTCAGGAGGCGTGGCGCTCGGCGGACCGGCCAGCGTGTACACCGCCGTACCGTCCTGCACCGAGACGCCGATCTGACCCGAGACGGTGTCTTTGGCGGTCGCTGCGACGGATTCGATGCCGGGCGCCTTCTCGAGCACGGTGACGGCATCCGCAACCCGGTCCTGGGGCACGACGATGTATGCGGGGCTCCCCGATCCCGCGGCGAAGTGCTGCGCGAGCACGTCCTGCCCGTCGCGGGCCTGCGAGGCTCCCAGCACCAGGTCGCTCTGCGGCACACCATCGGCCTTCAGCTGCAGCACGCCGACGGATGCCGCGAGCAGCACGACCGTCGAGGCGATCCATACCGGCCGCGCATGGCGCGCGACCAGACGGGCCTGGCGACCCCAGAACCCGCGAACGGGAGCGCTCGGGTCGGTGACGAGACGCTCGGCGTTGTCGCCCGGGTCGCCGTCGGCGCCCTTCGGGATGAAGGGCCAGAACGCCGCGCGCCCGAAGATCGCGAGAAGCGCGGGCAGGAAGGTGAGAGCGGACAGCACTGCGAAGGCGATGCCGATCGAGGCGATCGGTCCGAGCGCCCGGTTGCTGGCGAGGTCGCTCAGCAGCAGGCACAGCAGGCCGGCGATGACGGTGCCGCCGGACGCGATGATCGGCTCGAAGACGCCGCGCCAGGCCATGACCGCGGCATCCCACCGTCGCGCACCCGTGCCGATCTCTTCGCGGAAACGTGCGGTGTACAGCAGGGCGTAGTCCGTGGCGGCGCCGATCACGAGGATGAAGAGGATGCCTTGGACCTGACCGTTGAGCACGAAGATGCCGGCCTTGGCCAGCCACCACACCGTCAGCAGCGCGACGCACAGCGCGAACGTCGAGGTCAGCAGCACGAGGATCGGCAGCAGCGGCGATCGGTAGACGATGACGAGGATGATGAACACGGCACCGAGTGCGACGGCGAGCAGGATCCCGTCGATGCCCAGGAAGCCGGCCACCAGATCGGCGGTGAAGCCGGCAGGCCCGGTCACCCACGCCTCCAGGCCCGTCGGGAGGTTCTTCTCGATGCTCTCGCGGACGGCCGTGACCGTCTCACCGACGTCGCCCGAGGTCGAGATCGGCACGAAGAACTGCACCGCCTCGCCGTCGTCGGACGGGATCGCCGGCGAGACCTGCTCGACGCCCTCGACGTCAGAGATCGTGGCGGCGAGTTCGGTGATCTGGGTGAGCTGGGCGGCGCTCAGCGCTCCCTCACCGGTGACGACCACCACGGCCGGGATGCTGTCGCCGCCGGTGAACTGCGAGAGCCGCTCCTGCACCTGCGTCGACTCCGCCGACGACGGCAGGAACGAGGACTGATCGTTGGTGGCGACTTCGTCGATCTTGCCGAAGTACGGGCCACCGATCGAGCCGCCCACCAGCCAGATGAGGACGAGCAGCACAGGAATGCCGATACGCAGCCAGCGGGTGGGGGTGTCGGTGCGACCAGTCATGTCGCTAGCTTATCTAGTAATAATTCGAGCGCGCCACCCCGATCTGCGGGCGCCCGCCGCCCTCAGCCGCGAGCGAAGTAGAGCACCCACCCCGCGACGAGGCTGACCACGCCGAGCGCGAGCATGCCCGCCGCCGACCAGGTCAGCGCACGCAGCCCCGCCGCTCGCCGCTGCAGCCGCATCCGCCCCTGCCAGCCATGGCGGTACCAGATGGATGCCGCGTCGGCGTCGCCGATGACCGCGGCATCCGCCGCCGACAGCGGTGCACTGTTGGCGTCCCCGTCGGCGTCGAACCACCGCGCGACCGGCTGCTCACCGTCACGGTCGATGATCGCGTCGGCCGGCAGCCACGTGCCGTCCGCCGCCCACGCGATCACGACGGCGATCGCGAGGACGAGGAAGGCACCGAAGCCCACCCAGGTGAAGATCTCGATCATCGCGTCGATCGCGTGATCCATGGGTCTCCCCGAAGTCGGTGAAGAAGTGGAGCCGCCTAAGGGAATCGAACCCTTGACCTATTCATTACGAGTGAATCGCTCTGCCGTCTGAGCTAAGGCGGCGCAAGGAGCCGGAGCGCCATGCACGATCACCGATCTTACAGGGTCCGGAGCCCGGTCGCGAACCACGACGGCGACCGCCTCACCCGCGCGGTGTCACCGTGTTACGGAGCGATTCCACGACCTCGGTCGACTGTGCCTACCGTGGATCAGGCACCGCGACGAGGCGAGCGCGGGGAGCCGAGAGATCCCGCGCGACGCGGTGCCCCGATCCACAAGGAGCACCACCATGTCCCGAAAGTCCCTGGCCGCGATCCTGGCCGTTCCCCTTGCCCTTCTTCTGAGCGCCTGCGCATCCGGCGCCGCCGCCCCCGCGGAGGGCACCGGCGGCGCGCAGGACCCCGTCCGCATCGGTGTCGTCGGCGCGGGCGACCCGTACTGGCAGACCTACAAGGATGCTGCGGCCGCCGAAGGGATCACCGTCGAGATCGTGAACTTCGACGCCTACGACCAGCCCAACCCCGCCCTGTCTGCGGGCGAGCTCGACCTCAACCAGTTCCAGCACATCATCTACCTCGCGACCTACAACGTGAAGGCGGGCGACGATCTGGTCCCGGTCGGTGCGACTGCGATCTACCCGCTGGGCCTGTACTCGACGAAGTACAAGAGCGTCGCGGACATCCCGAACGGTGGCACGATCGCCGTCCCCAACGATGAGTCCAACCAGGCACGCGCCCTGCTCGTGCTGCAGTCGGCCGGCTTGATCTCGCTCAAGGGCGGCGGATCGATCTTCTCGACCGTGGCCGACATCCAGCCCGGGTCCAAGGCGAAGGTCGAGGCCGTGGCCGCCGACTTCACGGCATCCTCCCTCCCCGATTTCGCCGGAGCCGTCGTCAACAACGACTTCGTCGCCAAGTCCGGACTGACCAAGGACCAGCTTCTCACGCAGGACGACCCGTCCGATCCCTCGGCCTTCCCGTACATCAACGTCTTCGCCGCCAAGGCGAAGGATGCCGACAACCCGACGTACCAGAAGCTCGTGAAGATCTACCAGGAGACGGCATCGGTGCAGCAAGGGGTGCTCGACGCATCCGGCGGCAGCGCCGTGCTGCTGAAGACGCCGGTCGCCGACCTCGTCAGCTCGCTCAAGAAGACCGAGGACGACATCCGCGCCCAGCAGTGACCACCGCGCATGCGGCCCCGCCTACGGGCAGGGCCGCATGCGCGCGTTCGTCGTCCGTCCATCGACACCGAGCGAGATCTCATGAGCCTCATCCGACTGGTCTCCGCGACCAAGACCTATCCGCCGCAGACGAAGGGCGCTCCACCCGTCGTCGCCCTCGACGACGTCTCACTTCAGATCGCGGCCGGCGAGGTGTGCGGCGTCATCGGCTACTCGGGGGCGGGCAAGTCCACCCTCCTGCGCCTGATCAATGCCCTCGAGATCCCCACGACAGGCGCGGTCGAGATCGACGGCACCGACATCACGCGGCTGCCCGAACGGCAGCTGCGCCGCCTCCGCTCCGATATCGGGATGATCTTCCAGCAGTTCAACCTCTTCGACTCGCGCACCGTCGCGGGTAACATCGCCTACCCGCTCGAGGTCGCCGGCAGGCCGCGGAGCGAGATCCGCCATCGCGTGGCCGAGCTGCTCGACTTCGTCGGCCTCGCCGCCCGGGCGAACGCCTACCCGGAACAGCTCTCGGGCGGGCAGAAGCAGCGCGTCGGCATCGCCCGCGCTCTCGCGACGAGCCCTCGCATCCTCCTCGCCGACGAGGCCACGAGCGCCCTCGACCCCGACACCACACAGGAGGTTCTCGCTCTCCTGCGACGCGTGAATCGTGAACTCGGCGTGACGATCGTGCTCATCACGCACGAGATGGAGGTGATCCGGGTCATCGCCGACCGCGTCGTCGTCATGGAGGGCGGTCGTGTCATCGAGTCCGGCGGCGTGTTCGACGTACTCTCCGCCCCCCAGCACCCCGCCACCGCACGCTTCGTGGCGAGCGTCATCGACGAGGTCCCCCGCGGCGCCGACCTTGCTGCACTGCGCGCGCGGCACGACGGGCGCATCGTCACCATCGACGTCCGCGAGGGCGAGGGTTCCG
The DNA window shown above is from Microbacterium laevaniformans and carries:
- a CDS encoding serine/threonine-protein kinase is translated as MDDQTPDVDAGTVLDERYRIDALIGTGGMSRVYAAQDLLLGRTVAIKIITATGDDLDAGQRVRVETAALAALTHPNLVVLHDARLTGPGPRYLVMERVDGPSLSSRLADGPMTDAEVARIAGELAEALSAVHAAGVVHRDIKPSNILLAPGATPNRPPRAKLADFGIAHLLGSDRITQPGTLIGTAAYLSPEVALGHAPAPASDVYSLGLVLLEALTGTRAFPSAQGAAQVLARLAQDPTVPDHLSPLWAELLPAMLSRDPAARPSAAAISDTLAAPPRRAGDDETRVLAAPAPPAEPAAAAAARFAPATPSALPWWRRTGVLVGAGAAVAAVVIALAAWSGLSGAHTVQPSPTGVADTTPTPAATEANTVSNPEEAPATPVAPKDKGKDKGGPGGNNGGGKGGGPGKGGD
- a CDS encoding DUF2510 domain-containing protein, whose translation is MSAPAGWYPDPADAAARRWWDGTQWTAQTAPAPRFGEYAPTAGGSTTAAPAVPVPLPSPVAQTAPVAGGYAAYPSAPAYAGSGATPPVVDVPTSTVWVWLAVAASVLPMLSIFLIDWNAYIAAVVAMSREASSGMTGMPTELMSWEARAIGISLIGWLFYAAFVVFSWLDWRELKRRGVVAPFGWAWSFFVLLGLGSAVYMIGRAVVLRRRTVAGGWAPLWTWIAATVIGFIASISLVVWVIGEIVQAVSFTVQGS
- a CDS encoding isochorismatase family protein, whose amino-acid sequence is MTRALFIVDVQNDFTEGGALAVAGGDAVARGLTAYLSAHAADYDLIIASRDWHEGHTDNGGHFATDAAPDFVDTWPVHCVADTPGADYDAELVTDAVTHHVKKGQGMPAYSLFEGTTDAGEKVSSLLSVHGVTDVDVAGLATDYCVRASALDAIEHGLRVRVLTDLVAGVALETSDAALAELAHAGAELVGAAA
- a CDS encoding MMPL family transporter: MTGRTDTPTRWLRIGIPVLLVLIWLVGGSIGGPYFGKIDEVATNDQSSFLPSSAESTQVQERLSQFTGGDSIPAVVVVTGEGALSAAQLTQITELAATISDVEGVEQVSPAIPSDDGEAVQFFVPISTSGDVGETVTAVRESIEKNLPTGLEAWVTGPAGFTADLVAGFLGIDGILLAVALGAVFIILVIVYRSPLLPILVLLTSTFALCVALLTVWWLAKAGIFVLNGQVQGILFILVIGAATDYALLYTARFREEIGTGARRWDAAVMAWRGVFEPIIASGGTVIAGLLCLLLSDLASNRALGPIASIGIAFAVLSALTFLPALLAIFGRAAFWPFIPKGADGDPGDNAERLVTDPSAPVRGFWGRQARLVARHARPVWIASTVVLLAASVGVLQLKADGVPQSDLVLGASQARDGQDVLAQHFAAGSGSPAYIVVPQDRVADAVTVLEKAPGIESVAATAKDTVSGQIGVSVQDGTAVYTLAGPPSATPPEPTVVDGDVLLVATLSDEADSLAAEQTVRDLRTTFTSELGADIARVGGPTAIDLDTNDTSIRDRTLIIPVILAVILVILMLLLRAIVAPVILILSVILSFGAALGVSALVFDNLFHFPGADPAVPLYGFVFLVALGVDYNIFLMSRVREESKRHGTRPGILRGLVATGGVITSAGLVLAATFAALGVIPILFLAQLAFIVAFGVLLDTFVVRSLLVPAATYDLGRRIWWPSRLARSDVDAVPNSSIPAAEATTRRSRRQNGNDAREL
- a CDS encoding MetQ/NlpA family ABC transporter substrate-binding protein produces the protein MSRKSLAAILAVPLALLLSACASGAAAPAEGTGGAQDPVRIGVVGAGDPYWQTYKDAAAAEGITVEIVNFDAYDQPNPALSAGELDLNQFQHIIYLATYNVKAGDDLVPVGATAIYPLGLYSTKYKSVADIPNGGTIAVPNDESNQARALLVLQSAGLISLKGGGSIFSTVADIQPGSKAKVEAVAADFTASSLPDFAGAVVNNDFVAKSGLTKDQLLTQDDPSDPSAFPYINVFAAKAKDADNPTYQKLVKIYQETASVQQGVLDASGGSAVLLKTPVADLVSSLKKTEDDIRAQQ
- a CDS encoding methionine ABC transporter ATP-binding protein — protein: MSLIRLVSATKTYPPQTKGAPPVVALDDVSLQIAAGEVCGVIGYSGAGKSTLLRLINALEIPTTGAVEIDGTDITRLPERQLRRLRSDIGMIFQQFNLFDSRTVAGNIAYPLEVAGRPRSEIRHRVAELLDFVGLAARANAYPEQLSGGQKQRVGIARALATSPRILLADEATSALDPDTTQEVLALLRRVNRELGVTIVLITHEMEVIRVIADRVVVMEGGRVIESGGVFDVLSAPQHPATARFVASVIDEVPRGADLAALRARHDGRIVTIDVREGEGSAQAQVFATLAAHGVRFEVVHGGINDIHGRVFGHLTLALTGEADAVERALAAASTVARLTEEDTRG